The following proteins come from a genomic window of Portunus trituberculatus isolate SZX2019 chromosome 35, ASM1759143v1, whole genome shotgun sequence:
- the LOC123513106 gene encoding uncharacterized protein LOC123513106 → MCGAGIFAAEYDKTKQTNRLGVSTTSNRLLAKQAISRQEVPCYQWQPSTSLIKDVKSGQCYRRCAERERQGKEERVATLHPAVEDAIEGEVDEPPNSCIPAVILKEILGKDIIGAVVLAQTITSPHIKDLIVCREVSHEERRSSKWRTTSVTS, encoded by the exons ATGTGTGGAGCGGGTATTTTCGCAGCTgaatatgataaaacaaaacaaacaaacaggcttGGCGTGTCCACCACGTCAAACAGACTCCTTGCTAAACAAGCGATCAGCCGTCAGGAGGTACCATGCTATCAATGGCAACCATCAACATCCCTCATCAAAGACGTAAAAAGTGGGCAGTGTTACCGAAGGTGTGCTGAGCGAGAACGGCAAGGCAAAGAGGAGAGGGTGGCAACACTGCATCCAGCTGTGGAGGATGCCATTGAGGGCGAAGTAGACGAACCCCCCAACTCGTGTATACCTGCAGTAATACTGAAAG AGATTCTTGGCAAAGACATCATCGGCGCAGTCGTTCTCGCGCAGACCATCACTTCACCCCATATAAAGGACCTCATCGTCTGTAGAGAAGTTTCTCATGAAGAAAGAAGGTCTTCCAAGTGGCGGACGACCAGCGT